In Vigna unguiculata cultivar IT97K-499-35 chromosome 3, ASM411807v1, whole genome shotgun sequence, a single genomic region encodes these proteins:
- the LOC114177010 gene encoding 2-hydroxyisoflavanone dehydratase-like, whose product MEPNTNKGEVVREFPHLFRAYKDGSIERLLGTETTPAGIDPTTAVESKDVTINPQTNVAVRLYLPSAASSSSQKLPILVYIHGGAFCVCTPFNPAYHSHLNTVCAGANVIVASVHYRLAPEHPLPAGYNDAWEAFLWVASHATGAGPEPWLNAHGDPENVFIAGDSAGGNIAHNVVMRGTAEGFAGLSLQGMVLLHPFFGNDKKDELVAYLYPTYEGPSNMMIHAPLDPKLSDLACPRLLIFVSENDFLKDRGCSYYEALKKTGWKGEVEKVEFPGEDHVFHLLQPSKQNALDLVQQFIAFLKQTPSTT is encoded by the coding sequence ATGGAACCAAACACCAACAAAGGCGAGGTTGTCCGCGAGTTTCCTCACCTCTTCCGCGCCTACAAAGACGGCAGCATCGAGCGTCTCCTCGGCACGGAAACCACTCCTGCCGGAATCGACCCCACCACCGCCGTTGAATCCAAAGACGTCACCATAAATCCCCAAACCAACGTCGCCGTCCGCCTCTACCTCCCTTCCGCCGCTTCCTCCTCCTCCCAGAAACTCCCTATTCTCGTCTACATCCACGGTGGCGCCTTTTGCGTCTGCACCCCCTTCAACCCGGCCTACCACAGCCACCTCAATACAGTCTGCGCCGGCGCCAATGTTATCGTCGCCTCCGTTCACTACCGCCTCGCCCCGGAGCACCCCCTTCCTGCCGGCTACAACGACGCCTGGGAAGCCTTCCTGTGGGTCGCCTCCCACGCTACCGGTGCCGGCCCGGAGCCCTGGCTCAACGCCCACGGCGATCCAGAAAACGTGTTCATCGCCGGTGACAGTGCCGGCGGCAACATCGCCCACAACGTGGTGATGCGAGGCACTGCAGAGGGTTTCGCGGGATTGAGCCTCCAGGGGATGGTGCTGCTTCACCCATTCTTCGGGAACGATAAAAAGGACGAGCTGGTAGCGTATCTGTACCCTACATACGAAGGACCGAGCAACATGATGATCCACGCCCCGCTGGATCCGAAACTGTCGGATCTGGCGTGTCCGAGGTTGCTGATCTTCGTGTCGGAGAATGATTTTCTTAAGGACAGAGGCTGCAGCTATTACGAGGCGCTGAAGAAAACTGGGTGGAAGGGTGAGGTGGAGAAGGTGGAGTTCCCCGGAGAAGACCATGTGTTTCATCTTCTTCAGCCTTCTAAGCAAAACGCTTTGGATCTCGTTCAACAGTTTATCGCATTCTTGAAGCAAACCCCCTCCACCACCTGA